From Pseudomonas poae, the proteins below share one genomic window:
- a CDS encoding fumarate hydratase has product MTVIKQDDLIQSVADALQFISYYHPVDFIQAMHEAYLREESPAARDSIAQILINSRMCATGHRPICQDTGIVTVFVRVGMDVRWDGATMGLDDMINEGVRRAYNLPENVLRASILADPAGARKNTKDNTPAVIHYSIVPGNTVEVDVAAKGGGSENKSKMAMLNPSDSIVDWVLKTVPTMGAGWCPPGMLGIGIGGTAEKAAVMAKEVLMESIDIHELKKRGPSNRIEEMRLELFEKVNQLGIGAQGLGGLTTVLDVKIMDYPTHAASLPVCMIPNCAATRHAHFVLDGSGPASLEAPPLDAYPEIVWEAGPSARRVNLDTLTPEEVQSWKPGETVLLNGKMLTGRDAAHKRMVEMLNKGETLPVDLKGRFIYYVGPVDPVREEVVGPAGPTTATRMDKFTRQILEQTGLLGMIGKSERGPTAIEAIKDHKAVYLMAVGGAAYLVAQAIKKSRVVAFAELGMEAIYEFDVKDMPVTVAVDSKGESVHITGPAIWQKKISESLAVEVQ; this is encoded by the coding sequence ATGACCGTGATCAAGCAAGACGACCTGATTCAGAGCGTTGCCGACGCCCTGCAATTCATTTCCTACTACCACCCCGTTGACTTCATCCAGGCCATGCACGAAGCCTACCTGCGCGAAGAATCGCCGGCAGCCCGTGACTCCATCGCCCAGATCCTGATCAACTCGCGCATGTGCGCCACCGGCCATCGCCCGATCTGCCAGGACACCGGTATCGTCACCGTGTTCGTGCGCGTGGGCATGGACGTGCGTTGGGATGGCGCCACCATGGGCCTGGACGACATGATCAATGAGGGCGTGCGTCGCGCCTACAACCTGCCGGAAAACGTCCTGCGTGCATCCATCCTGGCCGACCCGGCCGGCGCGCGTAAAAACACCAAGGACAACACGCCTGCGGTCATCCACTACTCCATCGTCCCGGGTAACACCGTGGAAGTGGACGTGGCGGCCAAGGGCGGCGGCTCCGAGAACAAGTCGAAAATGGCCATGCTCAACCCGTCCGACTCGATCGTCGACTGGGTGCTCAAGACCGTTCCGACCATGGGCGCCGGCTGGTGCCCGCCGGGCATGCTCGGCATCGGCATCGGCGGCACCGCCGAGAAAGCGGCGGTGATGGCCAAGGAAGTGTTGATGGAATCCATCGACATCCACGAGCTGAAAAAACGCGGCCCATCCAACCGTATCGAAGAGATGCGCCTGGAGCTGTTCGAGAAGGTCAACCAACTGGGCATCGGCGCCCAGGGCCTGGGTGGCCTGACCACCGTGCTCGACGTGAAGATCATGGACTACCCGACCCACGCCGCCTCCCTGCCGGTGTGCATGATCCCCAACTGCGCCGCCACCCGTCACGCGCACTTCGTGCTCGACGGTTCGGGCCCGGCGTCGCTGGAAGCACCACCGCTGGACGCCTACCCGGAAATCGTCTGGGAAGCCGGCCCGTCGGCCCGTCGCGTCAACCTCGACACCCTGACCCCGGAAGAAGTGCAGAGCTGGAAGCCGGGCGAAACCGTGTTGCTCAACGGCAAGATGCTCACCGGTCGCGACGCGGCGCACAAGCGCATGGTCGAGATGCTGAACAAGGGCGAAACCCTGCCGGTGGACCTCAAGGGTCGCTTTATCTACTACGTTGGCCCGGTTGATCCGGTGCGCGAAGAAGTGGTTGGCCCGGCTGGCCCGACCACCGCCACGCGGATGGACAAGTTCACCCGTCAGATCCTCGAGCAAACCGGCCTGCTGGGCATGATCGGCAAATCCGAGCGCGGCCCGACCGCCATCGAAGCGATCAAGGACCACAAGGCCGTGTACCTGATGGCCGTGGGCGGCGCCGCTTACCTGGTGGCGCAAGCCATCAAGAAGTCGCGTGTAGTCGCTTTCGCCGAACTGGGCATGGAAGCGATCTACGAGTTCGACGTGAAAGACATGCCGGTCACCGTTGCGGTGGACAGCAAGGGCGAGTCCGTGCACATCACCGGTCCTGCGATCTGGCAGAAAAAGATCAGTGAAAGCCTGGCGGTAGAAGTGCAGTAA
- a CDS encoding iron-sulfur-binding ferredoxin reductase, with translation MPELHVGERHWSVATGSNLLDALNQAGVAVPYSCRAGSCHACLVRCRGEVQDKQPDALSPAQRQDGWRLACQCQVSGDLQVETFDPLRDGLPAKVVGADWLTVNVLRLRLQPERGLRYRAGQHLVVWAGQVARPYSLASLPQEDAFLEFHLDCRQPGQFSDIARRLQVGDPLRLGELRGGALQYDPDWQARPLWLLASGTGLGPLWGVLREALRQDHQGAIRVIHLAHDADAHYLAEPLAALAAQHPNLTVELWTAAELTQALAQLRLVSRQTLALLCGHPASVEAFSKRLFLAGLPRNQLLADVFLPRG, from the coding sequence ATGCCTGAACTGCACGTCGGCGAACGCCACTGGTCGGTAGCCACCGGCAGCAACCTGCTGGATGCCTTGAACCAGGCGGGTGTGGCCGTGCCTTACAGTTGCCGGGCGGGCAGTTGCCATGCCTGCCTGGTGCGTTGCCGGGGTGAGGTCCAGGACAAGCAACCCGATGCCCTGAGCCCGGCGCAGCGCCAGGATGGCTGGCGCCTGGCGTGTCAGTGCCAGGTCAGCGGGGATTTGCAGGTCGAAACGTTTGACCCGCTGCGTGACGGTTTGCCGGCCAAGGTGGTGGGCGCCGACTGGTTGACTGTGAATGTGCTGCGCCTGCGCCTGCAACCGGAGCGCGGCCTGCGTTATCGCGCCGGCCAGCACCTGGTGGTGTGGGCGGGGCAGGTGGCGCGGCCGTATTCCCTGGCCAGCCTGCCCCAGGAGGATGCTTTCCTGGAGTTTCATCTCGATTGCCGTCAGCCGGGGCAATTCAGTGATATTGCCCGCCGGTTACAGGTAGGCGACCCTCTGCGACTGGGCGAATTGCGTGGCGGCGCACTGCAATATGATCCCGACTGGCAAGCCCGCCCGCTATGGCTGCTGGCCTCCGGCACCGGCTTGGGGCCTCTGTGGGGCGTGTTGCGTGAGGCGTTGCGCCAGGATCACCAGGGCGCCATCCGCGTGATTCACCTGGCCCATGATGCTGACGCGCATTACTTGGCCGAGCCCCTGGCGGCGCTGGCGGCGCAGCATCCGAACCTGACGGTGGAGTTGTGGACGGCGGCTGAGTTGACCCAGGCATTGGCGCAACTGCGGCTTGTTTCGCGGCAAACTCTGGCCTTACTCTGCGGGCACCCTGCCAGCGTCGAGGCGTTTTCCAAGCGCCTGTTTCTGGCGGGGCTGCCGCGCAATCAACTGCTGGCCGACGTGTTCCTGCCCCGTGGTTGA
- a CDS encoding enoyl-CoA hydratase-related protein → MTDAIQQLRERGVLTLQLNRPDKKNALTRAMYTQLAEALEQADADHSVNAVLIQGSRDCFTAGNDIGDFLEQPPTDLDSPPFHFMKSLLNCRKPVIAAVAGAAVGIGTTLLLHCDLVYISRDARLRMPFVNLGLCPEFGSSLILPRLLGHAKAAELLLLGEGFTGEQAVAWGVATEALGSGEAALAKAREVAERFERLAPGAVQVTKQLMKSVDREQLRKVIEEEGALFTQRLKSPEAIAALSGFINRQ, encoded by the coding sequence ATGACCGACGCCATCCAACAGCTGCGTGAGCGTGGGGTGCTGACCCTGCAGCTCAATCGCCCCGACAAGAAAAACGCCCTGACCCGCGCCATGTACACACAGCTGGCCGAGGCACTGGAGCAAGCCGACGCCGATCACTCGGTGAATGCCGTGCTGATCCAGGGCAGCCGTGATTGTTTTACCGCCGGCAATGACATCGGTGACTTTCTTGAGCAGCCCCCCACCGACCTCGACAGCCCACCGTTCCACTTTATGAAAAGCCTGCTTAACTGCCGAAAACCGGTGATCGCCGCCGTGGCGGGCGCGGCGGTGGGGATCGGCACGACGCTGCTGTTGCATTGCGACCTGGTGTATATCAGCCGCGATGCACGGTTGCGCATGCCATTCGTCAACTTGGGGCTGTGTCCGGAGTTTGGTTCGAGCCTGATCCTGCCGCGGCTGTTGGGGCATGCGAAAGCGGCTGAACTGTTGCTGTTGGGTGAGGGTTTTACCGGCGAGCAGGCCGTGGCGTGGGGGGTTGCCACCGAGGCGTTGGGCAGCGGTGAAGCGGCGCTGGCCAAGGCGCGGGAAGTCGCCGAACGTTTTGAACGCCTGGCGCCGGGGGCGGTGCAGGTCACCAAGCAATTGATGAAAAGTGTCGATCGCGAGCAATTGCGCAAAGTGATTGAAGAAGAGGGCGCTTTGTTTACTCAGCGTCTCAAGTCGCCGGAGGCGATTGCGGCGCTGTCGGGGTTTATCAATCGGCAATGA
- a CDS encoding LysR family transcriptional regulator — MQTSDLRLFLAVTSTGSLSGAARQLDVTPMQVSRRVVALEEELGVRLFHRSTRSVSLTAEGEALLPHAFAMSEAEENARRELGQTSSRVSGVLRVSTPSIFGQSIVLALLPRLLADYPDLKVEVNISEQMADIVAQGMDVALRIGPLPDSELIARKITVNPRVICASPEYLKRRGLPTVASDLDAHDCIILDSAPRWPLVIDQKLQPKRVRGRFQTSSVDSVRAAALQGLGLALLTCVDVCRQLKDGSLVQVHLQDASLEELAVWAIMPSRRYVPARVKVFLEALEADLAELPI; from the coding sequence ATGCAGACTTCAGACCTGAGGCTGTTTCTAGCCGTCACCTCAACGGGCAGCCTTTCAGGCGCTGCACGCCAGCTCGACGTGACGCCGATGCAGGTGTCGCGCCGAGTAGTGGCGCTGGAAGAAGAGTTGGGGGTGCGCTTGTTCCACCGTTCGACTCGCTCGGTGTCACTTACCGCCGAGGGCGAAGCGCTGCTGCCCCATGCCTTCGCCATGAGCGAGGCGGAGGAAAACGCCCGGCGTGAACTGGGCCAAACCTCAAGCCGGGTATCCGGCGTATTGCGGGTGAGCACCCCGAGTATCTTCGGCCAGTCCATCGTCCTGGCGTTGCTGCCGCGCCTGCTGGCGGATTACCCGGACCTGAAGGTCGAGGTCAATATCAGCGAGCAGATGGCCGATATTGTTGCTCAAGGCATGGATGTCGCGCTGCGCATCGGCCCGTTGCCCGATTCGGAACTCATCGCCCGAAAAATCACGGTCAACCCGCGAGTGATCTGCGCCTCGCCCGAGTATCTAAAGCGACGCGGCCTGCCAACCGTCGCCAGCGACCTCGACGCCCACGACTGCATCATTCTGGACAGCGCGCCGCGCTGGCCGCTGGTGATTGATCAAAAACTGCAGCCCAAGCGCGTGCGTGGGCGCTTTCAGACCTCCAGCGTCGATTCGGTAAGGGCCGCAGCCCTCCAGGGGCTGGGCCTGGCGCTGCTGACGTGCGTGGATGTGTGCCGGCAACTCAAGGACGGTTCACTGGTGCAAGTCCATCTGCAGGATGCGTCCCTTGAAGAGCTGGCGGTATGGGCCATCATGCCAAGCCGGCGTTACGTGCCGGCGCGGGTCAAGGTGTTCCTTGAGGCGCTTGAGGCCGACCTGGCAGAACTGCCGATTTGA
- a CDS encoding NADH:flavin oxidoreductase, protein MTDLSQKVLSKYVIKKASLPNRLAVAPMTRVSATADGLLTQAMHDYYLRFAKGGFGLIISEGLYTDRAFSQGYLYQPGLVTDAQACSWIATNQALQQQGATVFAQLMHAGALSQGNRFCELSAGPSAVQPMGEQMPFYFGAGRYQEPVELSEAQIAEVIQGFVDSAARAVHIGGFDGVEIHGAHGYLLDQFLTTYTNQREDRWGGDIHARMALLVDIVKAIKAELGNEVPVGIRISQSKVNDFDYKWPGGEADAQVIFSSLAQAGADFIHVSEYRAWQPAFVEGQATLVALARRYAPKLTIIANGSLIDIGRANDALHDGADLIAQGEGALSNPDLPQLYAAGREPRPFDGSILGPIANIKDSELAFSGVHS, encoded by the coding sequence ATGACTGATTTGAGTCAAAAAGTTTTATCCAAATATGTTATTAAAAAAGCATCGCTGCCGAACCGCCTTGCCGTAGCGCCCATGACCCGTGTGAGTGCTACGGCCGATGGGCTGCTCACACAGGCCATGCACGACTATTACCTGCGCTTTGCCAAGGGCGGTTTTGGGCTGATTATCAGCGAAGGCCTGTACACCGACCGGGCGTTTTCGCAGGGTTACCTGTATCAGCCGGGCCTGGTGACTGACGCGCAGGCATGCTCGTGGATAGCGACCAACCAGGCACTTCAACAACAGGGCGCGACGGTGTTCGCGCAACTCATGCATGCCGGGGCGCTGAGCCAGGGCAACCGGTTCTGTGAGCTCAGTGCCGGGCCTTCGGCGGTTCAGCCGATGGGTGAGCAAATGCCTTTTTACTTCGGTGCCGGTCGCTACCAGGAGCCTGTCGAACTCAGCGAAGCGCAAATCGCTGAAGTGATTCAGGGGTTTGTCGACTCGGCGGCGCGTGCCGTGCACATCGGCGGCTTTGATGGTGTTGAAATCCATGGCGCCCACGGCTATCTGCTCGATCAATTCCTGACCACTTACACCAACCAACGCGAGGATCGCTGGGGCGGCGACATCCACGCGCGTATGGCGTTGCTGGTGGATATCGTCAAAGCGATCAAAGCCGAACTGGGCAATGAGGTGCCGGTGGGTATTCGCATTTCGCAAAGCAAGGTGAATGACTTCGACTACAAGTGGCCAGGTGGCGAGGCGGATGCGCAGGTGATTTTCTCGTCCCTCGCGCAGGCCGGTGCGGACTTCATCCATGTCAGCGAGTATCGAGCCTGGCAGCCAGCGTTTGTCGAAGGGCAGGCGACCCTGGTCGCGCTGGCGCGGCGTTACGCACCGAAACTCACGATTATTGCCAATGGCAGCCTGATCGATATCGGTCGAGCCAATGACGCGTTGCACGACGGTGCCGACCTTATCGCCCAGGGCGAAGGCGCTCTGAGTAACCCAGACTTGCCACAGCTCTACGCTGCAGGGCGTGAGCCCAGGCCGTTCGATGGCTCAATACTGGGCCCGATCGCGAATATCAAGGACAGTGAACTGGCGTTCAGTGGGGTGCATTCTTGA
- a CDS encoding MBL fold metallo-hydrolase, with protein sequence MSLLKCRLALAGLLLVIAGASQAGPVFEAGSLPAKWFSAGPECATFRDDFQVHSYNANLYILRQSGCVSSDKPFLYLIFGQERAILFDTGAADDTAPASGRVPNVVGAVDQVINQWLARNKRQSIPLVVTHLHGHADHVAGDAQFANRPGTTFLKPDDVGALKGFFGITRWPGQSVAYDLGGRILDIVPVPGHDPTSIAVYDRQTAVLLTGDFVYPGRIYVNDPDPQVMQDSMQRLVDFTDSRPVTHVLGSHIEQRAPYVENPIGLHYAPQEVPLQLGRAHLLEVLEAARLRDGGRIVQKAYRDFTLCGKYPSCTPVNVSAGQ encoded by the coding sequence TTGAGCCTGCTCAAGTGCCGGCTGGCACTGGCCGGCCTGTTGCTCGTCATTGCCGGAGCGTCACAGGCGGGGCCTGTGTTTGAGGCCGGTTCGTTGCCTGCCAAATGGTTCAGCGCGGGGCCCGAGTGCGCGACGTTTCGCGATGATTTCCAGGTCCATTCCTACAACGCCAACCTTTACATACTGCGCCAGTCGGGCTGCGTGAGCAGTGATAAGCCATTTCTGTACCTGATATTCGGTCAGGAACGGGCAATCCTTTTTGATACCGGAGCGGCTGACGATACGGCCCCGGCGAGTGGTCGTGTGCCGAATGTGGTGGGGGCAGTCGACCAGGTGATCAACCAATGGCTGGCGCGTAATAAGCGCCAATCCATTCCATTGGTCGTGACGCACCTGCACGGTCATGCGGATCATGTCGCGGGGGACGCCCAGTTTGCCAACCGGCCGGGTACAACCTTCCTCAAGCCGGATGATGTTGGGGCGCTCAAGGGCTTTTTTGGCATTACCCGCTGGCCTGGACAAAGCGTCGCCTATGATCTTGGCGGGCGCATTCTCGATATTGTGCCTGTACCGGGGCACGACCCGACGAGTATTGCCGTATACGACCGCCAAACCGCCGTGCTGTTGACCGGAGATTTTGTATATCCCGGACGGATCTACGTGAACGACCCCGACCCGCAGGTCATGCAGGACAGCATGCAGCGGCTAGTCGACTTCACCGACAGCCGCCCCGTGACGCATGTGTTGGGCTCGCACATTGAACAGCGGGCGCCCTATGTCGAAAACCCCATCGGCCTGCACTATGCGCCGCAGGAAGTCCCTCTGCAGCTGGGGCGTGCGCATTTGCTGGAGGTACTTGAAGCTGCGCGGTTGCGCGACGGCGGCCGGATTGTGCAGAAGGCTTATCGGGACTTCACGCTCTGTGGCAAGTATCCGTCCTGTACACCGGTTAATGTGAGCGCGGGTCAATAG
- the pyk gene encoding pyruvate kinase, translating to MSVRRTKIVATLGPASNSPEVLEQLILAGLDVARLNFSHGTPDEHKARAKLVRDLAAKHGRFVALLGDLQGPKIRIAKFANKRIELKIGDTFTFSTSHPLTEGNQQVVGIDYPDLVKDCGVGDELLLDDGRVVMRVDTATPTELHCTVIIGGPLSDHKGINRRGGGLTAPALTEKDKADIKLAAEMEVDYLAVSFPRDAADMEYARKLRDEAGGTAWLVAKIERAEAVADDETLDGLIKASDAVMVARGDLGVEIGDAELIGIQKKIILHARRHNKAVIVATQMMESMIQNPMPTRAEVSDVANAVLDYTDAVMLSAESAAGPYPLEAVQAMARICVGAEKHPTSKTSSHRIGKVFESCDQSIALAAMYTANHFPGVKAIIALTESGYTPLIMSRIRSSVPIYAFSPHRETQARAAMFRGVYTVPFDPASLPPHEVSQAAIDELIKRGVVEKGDWVILTKGDSYHTIGGTNGMKILHVGDPMV from the coding sequence ATGTCCGTCCGTCGTACCAAAATCGTCGCCACCCTTGGCCCGGCCAGCAACTCGCCGGAAGTCCTCGAACAGCTGATTCTGGCTGGTTTGGACGTTGCCCGTCTGAACTTCTCCCACGGCACCCCGGACGAGCACAAGGCTCGCGCCAAGCTGGTGCGTGACCTGGCCGCCAAGCATGGCCGCTTCGTAGCACTGCTGGGTGACCTGCAAGGCCCGAAAATTCGTATCGCAAAATTCGCCAACAAGCGTATCGAGCTGAAGATCGGTGACACCTTCACCTTCTCCACCAGCCACCCGCTGACCGAAGGCAACCAGCAAGTCGTGGGTATCGATTACCCGGACCTGGTCAAGGATTGCGGCGTCGGTGACGAACTGCTGCTGGACGATGGTCGTGTGGTGATGCGCGTCGACACCGCGACCCCGACCGAACTGCATTGCACCGTGATCATCGGCGGCCCGCTGTCCGACCATAAAGGCATTAACCGTCGCGGCGGTGGCCTGACGGCGCCGGCCCTGACTGAAAAAGACAAGGCCGACATCAAGCTCGCCGCTGAAATGGAAGTGGACTACCTCGCCGTGTCCTTCCCGCGCGACGCAGCCGATATGGAATACGCCCGCAAACTGCGCGACGAAGCTGGCGGCACCGCCTGGCTGGTGGCGAAGATCGAGCGCGCCGAAGCCGTGGCCGATGACGAAACCCTCGACGGCCTGATCAAGGCTTCCGACGCCGTGATGGTTGCCCGTGGTGACCTGGGCGTGGAAATCGGCGACGCCGAGCTGATCGGTATCCAGAAGAAGATCATCCTGCACGCACGCCGCCACAACAAAGCGGTGATCGTGGCGACCCAGATGATGGAGTCGATGATCCAGAACCCGATGCCGACCCGCGCCGAAGTGTCCGACGTGGCCAACGCCGTGCTCGACTACACCGACGCCGTGATGCTCTCGGCGGAAAGTGCTGCCGGCCCGTACCCGCTGGAAGCGGTTCAAGCCATGGCGCGTATCTGTGTCGGCGCCGAAAAGCACCCGACCAGCAAGACCTCCAGCCACCGCATTGGCAAGGTGTTCGAAAGCTGCGACCAGAGCATCGCCCTGGCCGCCATGTACACCGCCAACCACTTCCCGGGCGTGAAGGCGATCATCGCCTTGACCGAAAGTGGCTACACACCGTTGATCATGTCGCGCATCCGTTCCTCGGTGCCGATCTACGCGTTCTCCCCACACCGCGAAACCCAGGCCCGTGCGGCCATGTTCCGTGGCGTGTACACCGTACCGTTCGATCCGGCTTCGTTGCCGCCGCACGAAGTCAGCCAGGCTGCCATCGACGAGTTGATCAAACGTGGCGTTGTAGAGAAAGGCGACTGGGTCATCCTGACCAAGGGCGACAGCTACCACACCATCGGTGGCACCAACGGCATGAAGATCCTGCACGTTGGCGACCCAATGGTCTAA
- a CDS encoding tetratricopeptide repeat protein: MRILLIAALAVSVVGCTRWSMDHHLNNAYRAYGVGDCQRVTLELSQVDRESRTRRYVQPEVSMLRGQCLERQKLFVDAVQTYQFIINQYPSSEYAYRARARLDTLQQLGHYPGASAAQPRPASL, from the coding sequence ATGCGAATTTTGCTCATTGCTGCCCTGGCCGTCAGTGTTGTCGGCTGCACCCGCTGGTCGATGGACCATCATTTGAACAACGCGTACCGCGCCTATGGGGTTGGTGATTGCCAGCGTGTCACCCTGGAGTTGTCGCAGGTAGACCGCGAAAGCCGTACCCGGCGTTATGTGCAGCCGGAAGTCTCGATGTTGCGCGGGCAGTGTCTGGAGCGGCAGAAACTTTTCGTGGATGCGGTGCAGACCTATCAATTCATCATCAATCAGTACCCGTCGAGTGAGTACGCTTATCGTGCGCGTGCGCGGCTCGACACCCTGCAACAGCTGGGGCATTACCCCGGTGCAAGTGCCGCTCAGCCGCGTCCTGCCTCCTTATAA
- a CDS encoding PilZ domain-containing protein, whose protein sequence is MFTDRRIERHQLPYFLQVFNRLTDKPIGFLGNASEDGLMLISQLPMMVDVDFELRLKIPIADDTFHEIDITATCLWSHEDINPQHYDSGFRVLQAPEEFGQLINVLLHYFSFDPLQASA, encoded by the coding sequence ATGTTTACCGACCGACGGATCGAGCGGCATCAACTACCTTACTTCCTTCAAGTATTTAACCGCCTCACAGACAAGCCCATCGGTTTTTTGGGGAATGCCTCGGAAGATGGGCTGATGTTGATCAGCCAATTGCCCATGATGGTCGACGTGGACTTCGAGTTGCGCTTGAAGATTCCAATTGCTGACGACACGTTCCATGAAATCGACATCACGGCGACCTGCCTCTGGAGCCATGAAGATATCAACCCGCAGCATTACGATTCCGGGTTCCGCGTGCTCCAGGCGCCCGAGGAATTTGGGCAGTTGATCAACGTTTTATTGCATTACTTCAGTTTTGATCCCTTGCAGGCTTCGGCCTAG
- a CDS encoding DUF58 domain-containing protein: MKPTRLLLTWLGVLLGLSILLGAAAALQFKVPDTLHSVTWGLLLALLLLTVLDALRQHRRPSPRVQRQMPGSLALGRWGEVRLALEHDYPQPLTVQVFDHVPDGLTVENLPQSVVLRPGERSELGYRLRPLRRGHFSFTRCEIHLPSPLGLWSARRFVEVSDVTRVYPDFARLYGAQLLGVDNWLSQLGVRQRQRRGLGLEFHQLREFREGDSLRQIDWKATARQRTPIAREYQDERDQQIVFMLDCGRRMRSQDDELSHFDHALNACLLLSYVALRQGDAVGLCTFAGDQPRYLAPVKGGSQLNLLLNAVYDLDSTQRTADYQAAASQLLARQKRRALVIVVTNLRDEDDEALLSAVKRISRQHRVLVASLREEVLDQLRQSPVQTLPEALAYSGTVDYLNTRDELHDRLSAHGLSVLDTVPSELGAALVTRYLGWKKAGVF, from the coding sequence ATGAAACCGACCCGTCTGCTGTTGACCTGGCTGGGCGTACTGCTGGGCTTGAGTATTCTGCTGGGCGCTGCGGCAGCGTTGCAGTTCAAGGTACCCGATACCTTGCACTCCGTGACATGGGGGTTGCTGCTGGCATTGTTGCTGCTCACCGTGCTGGACGCGCTGCGCCAGCACCGTCGACCGTCCCCACGCGTGCAACGGCAGATGCCTGGCAGCCTGGCGCTGGGACGCTGGGGTGAAGTTCGCCTGGCCCTGGAACATGACTATCCACAGCCGCTGACAGTCCAGGTGTTTGATCATGTCCCCGACGGGCTGACAGTAGAGAACCTGCCTCAATCCGTAGTGCTGCGCCCCGGTGAGCGCAGTGAGCTGGGGTATCGCCTTCGCCCGCTGCGGCGTGGGCACTTCAGTTTCACCCGCTGTGAAATCCACCTGCCCAGCCCCTTGGGCCTGTGGTCGGCACGGCGCTTTGTTGAGGTCAGCGATGTGACCCGCGTATATCCGGATTTCGCCCGGCTATACGGTGCGCAACTGCTGGGTGTGGATAACTGGCTGAGCCAGTTGGGGGTGCGTCAGCGCCAACGTCGGGGGTTGGGCCTGGAGTTTCATCAACTGCGCGAATTTCGCGAGGGTGACAGCCTGAGGCAAATCGACTGGAAGGCGACCGCACGGCAACGCACCCCCATCGCCCGGGAATACCAGGATGAGCGCGACCAACAAATCGTGTTCATGCTGGATTGCGGCCGGCGCATGCGTAGCCAGGATGACGAGTTGTCGCATTTTGACCACGCCCTCAATGCTTGCCTGCTACTCAGCTATGTCGCGTTGCGCCAGGGCGATGCGGTGGGGCTTTGTACCTTTGCCGGTGACCAGCCACGCTACCTGGCACCGGTCAAAGGCGGCAGCCAGTTGAACCTGTTGCTCAACGCGGTATACGACCTCGACAGCACCCAACGAACGGCCGACTACCAGGCGGCGGCAAGCCAGCTGTTAGCCCGGCAAAAACGTCGGGCACTGGTGATTGTGGTCACTAACCTGCGAGATGAAGACGATGAAGCCCTGCTGAGCGCCGTCAAGCGTATCAGTCGCCAACACAGGGTACTGGTGGCCAGTTTGCGCGAGGAAGTACTCGATCAATTGCGCCAATCCCCGGTACAAACCTTGCCGGAAGCACTGGCCTACAGCGGTACAGTCGATTACCTCAATACTCGGGACGAACTGCACGACCGTTTGAGCGCACACGGCTTGTCAGTGCTGGACACCGTGCCATCAGAGCTGGGTGCAGCGTTGGTAACACGCTACCTGGGCTGGAAGAAAGCCGGCGTCTTCTGA
- a CDS encoding MoxR family ATPase, with protein sequence MSEIPNATALTSEALQRASRQAQALRTELRKAVIGQDQVIDDVLTALIAGGHVLLEGVPGLGKTLLVRALARCFDGDFARIQFTPDLMPSDVTGHAVYDLHTEQFKLRKGPVFTHLLLADEINRAPAKTQAALLEAMQERQVTLEGEALPIGQPFMVLATQNPIEQEGTYPLPEAELDRFMLKVRMDYPDAQQELDMVREVTRSSRADMLDVHPLQRILLAEDVLQLQQIASELALDEHVLDYAVRLARATRSWPGLAIGAGPRASIALVRGARARALLRGGEFVTPDDIKGCALAVLRHRVRIAPELDIDGLEVDQVLKQLLDQIPAPRQ encoded by the coding sequence ATGAGCGAAATTCCAAACGCCACCGCCCTGACCAGCGAAGCTCTGCAGCGCGCCAGCCGCCAGGCCCAGGCCCTGCGCACCGAACTGCGCAAGGCCGTGATTGGCCAGGACCAGGTGATCGACGATGTACTGACCGCCCTGATCGCTGGCGGCCATGTATTGCTCGAAGGTGTACCGGGGCTGGGCAAAACCTTGCTGGTACGTGCCCTGGCGCGCTGTTTCGACGGTGATTTCGCACGCATTCAGTTCACTCCCGACCTGATGCCCAGCGATGTCACCGGGCATGCCGTGTACGACCTGCACACCGAACAATTCAAGCTGCGAAAAGGGCCGGTGTTCACCCACCTGTTGCTCGCCGACGAAATCAACCGTGCCCCGGCCAAAACCCAGGCTGCGCTGCTCGAAGCCATGCAGGAGCGGCAAGTGACCCTTGAAGGCGAGGCATTGCCCATCGGCCAGCCGTTCATGGTGCTGGCAACCCAGAACCCCATCGAGCAGGAAGGCACCTACCCGCTGCCGGAAGCCGAGCTGGACCGCTTCATGCTGAAAGTACGCATGGACTATCCGGACGCGCAGCAGGAGCTGGACATGGTGCGCGAAGTGACGCGCTCGTCCCGGGCAGACATGCTGGATGTGCACCCGCTGCAGAGGATTCTGCTGGCTGAAGACGTATTGCAGTTGCAGCAGATCGCCAGCGAACTGGCTCTGGATGAACACGTACTCGACTATGCCGTGCGCCTGGCGCGAGCCACCCGCAGCTGGCCGGGGCTGGCCATCGGCGCCGGCCCACGGGCCTCCATTGCACTGGTACGTGGCGCACGCGCCCGGGCACTGTTGCGTGGCGGCGAGTTCGTCACCCCGGACGACATCAAGGGCTGCGCCCTGGCGGTACTGCGCCATCGGGTACGTATTGCGCCGGAGCTGGACATCGACGGGCTGGAGGTCGACCAGGTGCTCAAGCAACTGCTGGACCAGATTCCGGCCCCACGGCAATGA